A window from Synechococcus sp. RSCCF101 encodes these proteins:
- a CDS encoding CCA tRNA nucleotidyltransferase produces the protein MGRSIVTTTLARELWSRLRPGQWPVPPEAFPAGSALVGGAVRDALLERRLERPDLDVVVPVEAVALCRGLARDWGGTAVVLDASRSMARLVLGDWTIDMARQEGPSLEHDLRRRDYSVNAIAVRLPPSQLSVVDPCNGLQDGQAQRLRAVSQANLMDDPLRLLRGLRLAAELSFSIETRTWRWIRMGACHLRRTAPERVLMELQRLVAAPLPASGIGLLIRSGLLRPWERRHTLAMAGRLDAAGALERGLQPVEIASALPLARLALMLSGEGLSRLKASRRLQQRCRALQRWLPSREADAWSTGLETDLAGWEDQRRLRLQRELEQDLPAWLLLAPTAMARRWMERWRDAGDPLFHPGSPLDGRSLQASLGLEPSPRLGQVLDHLTLERAFGRIREPAEALLEAQRFLDRQSGSTPAAG, from the coding sequence GTGGGGCGCTCCATTGTGACGACCACCCTGGCCCGTGAACTCTGGAGTCGTCTGAGGCCCGGCCAGTGGCCGGTACCGCCCGAGGCCTTCCCGGCAGGCAGCGCCCTGGTGGGCGGGGCCGTTCGCGACGCCCTGCTGGAGCGGCGCCTGGAGCGGCCCGATCTCGATGTCGTGGTGCCGGTGGAGGCGGTGGCCCTCTGCCGCGGCCTGGCCCGGGACTGGGGCGGCACGGCCGTGGTGCTGGACGCCAGCCGGAGCATGGCCCGGCTCGTGCTGGGCGACTGGACGATCGACATGGCCCGGCAGGAGGGGCCCTCCCTGGAGCATGACCTGCGTCGACGCGATTACAGCGTCAATGCGATCGCCGTGCGGCTGCCGCCTTCCCAGCTGAGTGTGGTGGACCCCTGCAACGGACTGCAGGACGGGCAGGCCCAGCGACTCCGGGCCGTCAGCCAGGCGAACCTGATGGACGACCCGCTCCGCCTGCTGCGCGGCCTCCGGCTTGCCGCTGAGCTGAGCTTTTCGATCGAGACCCGCACCTGGCGCTGGATCCGGATGGGCGCCTGCCACCTGCGGCGCACCGCACCCGAGCGGGTGCTGATGGAACTGCAGCGCCTGGTGGCCGCGCCCCTGCCCGCCTCCGGCATCGGCCTGCTGATCCGTTCGGGTCTGCTGCGGCCCTGGGAGCGGCGGCACACCCTCGCGATGGCCGGCCGGCTTGATGCAGCCGGGGCGCTCGAGCGCGGTCTGCAGCCGGTGGAGATCGCCTCAGCCCTGCCCCTGGCGCGGCTGGCTCTGATGCTGAGCGGGGAAGGGCTGAGCCGGTTGAAGGCCTCGCGGCGGCTCCAGCAGCGCTGCCGGGCACTGCAGCGGTGGCTTCCCTCACGGGAGGCTGACGCCTGGAGCACGGGGCTCGAAACCGACCTGGCCGGCTGGGAGGACCAGCGGCGCCTGAGGCTGCAGCGCGAGCTGGAGCAGGATCTCCCCGCCTGGCTGCTGCTGGCCCCGACAGCGATGGCGCGCCGCTGGATGGAGCGCTGGCGGGACGCCGGCGACCCCCTGTTCCACCCCGGCTCACCGCTCGACGGCCGTTCCCTCCAGGCGAGCCTCGGCCTGGAACCCTCACCACGCCTGGGCCAGGTGCTGGACCATCTCACGTTGGAACGGGCCTTCGGCCGCATCCGCGAACCGGCGGAGGCCCTGCTGGAAGCGCAACGCTTTCTGGACCGGCAGAGCGGGAGCACACCCGCCGCGGGGTGA
- the plsX gene encoding phosphate acyltransferase PlsX, translating to MPPKDPDARAGSLRRPRSSRAIRRLVIWYRRNAAVTSLVGTATSSATAAGSMAGSVLQPLVLDPLRRLQGEGVDDAAAIDPAERVWVAVDGMGGDHAPGPILEGCLLAVKRLPLRIRFLAEPEVLQRAVRELDLADGLEDAQREGLLELVDSGPSVGMHEEPTAVRRKRSASINMAMDLVKRGEAKAVYSAGNSGAVMASAIFRLGRLPGIERPAIGALFPTKDQGRQVLVLDVGANTDCKPAWLHQFALLGNIYSRDVLEVDRPRVGLLNIGEETCKGNDLALKTHPLLAADDRFHFAGNCEGRDVLSGAFDVVVCDGFTGNVLLKFLESVGTVLLGVLRAELPRGRRGKVGSAFLRSNLVRIKKRLDHAEHGGALLLGVNGICVIGHGSSRALSVVSALRLAHTAASHDVMGDLARLNPTHEAGGAMAPVG from the coding sequence TTGCCTCCGAAGGATCCTGACGCCAGAGCCGGCTCGCTCCGGCGGCCCCGCTCCAGCCGGGCCATCCGGCGTCTGGTGATCTGGTATCGCCGCAATGCGGCCGTCACCAGCCTGGTCGGGACGGCCACCAGCTCGGCCACGGCTGCGGGGTCCATGGCGGGTTCGGTGCTGCAGCCTCTCGTGCTCGATCCCCTGCGCCGGCTTCAGGGGGAGGGGGTGGACGACGCGGCCGCAATCGATCCGGCGGAGCGCGTCTGGGTGGCGGTGGACGGCATGGGCGGGGACCACGCCCCGGGCCCGATCCTCGAAGGCTGCCTGCTGGCCGTGAAGCGGCTGCCGCTGCGCATCCGCTTCCTCGCGGAACCGGAGGTGCTGCAGCGGGCCGTGCGCGAGCTCGATCTGGCCGACGGCCTCGAGGACGCCCAACGGGAGGGACTGCTGGAGCTGGTGGACAGCGGCCCGTCCGTCGGCATGCACGAGGAGCCCACCGCGGTGCGGCGCAAGCGCTCCGCCAGCATCAACATGGCCATGGACCTGGTCAAGCGAGGCGAGGCGAAGGCGGTGTACTCGGCCGGGAACTCGGGCGCCGTGATGGCCTCCGCGATCTTCCGCCTGGGCCGACTGCCCGGCATCGAGCGGCCCGCCATCGGAGCGCTCTTCCCGACCAAGGACCAGGGACGGCAGGTGCTGGTGCTCGACGTCGGGGCGAACACCGACTGCAAACCCGCCTGGCTGCATCAGTTCGCCCTGCTCGGCAACATCTACAGCCGCGATGTGCTGGAGGTGGATCGGCCGCGGGTCGGCCTGCTCAACATCGGCGAGGAGACCTGCAAGGGCAACGACCTGGCCCTGAAGACCCACCCGCTCCTGGCGGCCGACGATCGCTTTCACTTCGCGGGCAACTGCGAGGGCCGCGACGTGCTCTCGGGTGCGTTCGATGTGGTGGTCTGCGATGGCTTCACCGGCAACGTCCTGCTCAAGTTCCTCGAATCGGTCGGGACCGTTCTGCTCGGCGTTCTCCGGGCCGAGCTGCCCCGCGGACGCCGGGGCAAGGTGGGATCCGCGTTTCTGCGCAGCAATCTGGTTCGGATCAAGAAGCGGCTTGACCATGCCGAGCACGGCGGGGCGCTGCTGCTGGGCGTGAACGGGATCTGCGTCATCGGCCACGGCAGCAGCCGGGCGCTCTCCGTGGTGAGCGCTCTGCGCCTGGCCCACACCGCCGCCAGCCACGATGTGATGGGCGATCTGGCCCGGCTGAACCCGACCCACGAAGCCGGCGGCGCCATGGCTCCGGTCGGCTAG
- a CDS encoding RNA-binding protein — MSARLYVGNLPQSFETSDLDALFASVAEGLRFKPVMDRDTGASRGFGFMTVNDEAVADAIIEQLNGVEFGGNSLRIERSERRDSRDAGQRRPQSASAGRRPSVQKVVHSDANDQEAPDPRWAGELAKLKQLLDGQKAAV, encoded by the coding sequence ATGAGCGCACGTCTGTACGTCGGCAACCTGCCGCAGAGCTTCGAGACCAGTGACCTCGATGCCCTGTTCGCCAGCGTTGCCGAAGGCCTCCGCTTCAAGCCGGTCATGGACCGCGACACGGGTGCCTCCCGCGGCTTCGGCTTCATGACCGTGAACGACGAGGCCGTGGCCGACGCCATCATCGAGCAGCTCAACGGCGTTGAGTTCGGCGGCAACAGCCTCCGGATCGAACGCTCCGAGCGCCGTGACAGTCGCGATGCCGGCCAGCGGCGCCCCCAGTCCGCCTCGGCGGGTCGTCGCCCGAGTGTCCAGAAGGTCGTCCACAGCGACGCCAACGATCAGGAGGCCCCGGACCCCCGCTGGGCCGGTGAGCTGGCCAAGCTCAAGCAGCTGCTCGACGGTCAGAAGGCCGCCGTCTGA
- a CDS encoding Ycf34 family protein: MCICVDCTWVDRCQAYHAVERQHGVPHLCASPDFRPASPRIHVQVIDLSAGQVGIEWDVRGCGSYRPEWGRWRRLRPGQAVPA, encoded by the coding sequence ATGTGCATCTGCGTGGACTGCACCTGGGTGGACCGTTGTCAGGCCTATCACGCGGTGGAGCGGCAGCACGGCGTGCCGCACCTCTGCGCGAGCCCTGACTTCCGGCCCGCCTCTCCCCGCATCCATGTGCAGGTGATCGATCTCTCCGCCGGTCAGGTGGGGATCGAATGGGATGTGCGCGGCTGCGGCAGCTACCGGCCGGAGTGGGGCCGCTGGCGTCGGCTGCGGCCTGGCCAGGCGGTTCCGGCATGA
- the rpaB gene encoding response regulator transcription factor RpaB, translating into MTASAPAKESILVVDDEASIRRILETRLSMIGYQVVTASDGEEALEAFHRAPPDLVVLDVMMPKLDGYGVCQELRKESDVPIVMLTALGDVADRITGLELGADDYVVKPFSPKELEARIRCVLRRVDKDTPAGIPNSGVIQVADLRIDTNKRQVFRGDDRIRLTGMEFSLLELLVSRSGEPFSRSEILKEVWGYTPERHVDTRVVDVHISRLRSKLEDDPANPELILTARGTGYLFQRIVDAVASEGS; encoded by the coding sequence ATGACGGCTTCCGCCCCCGCGAAAGAATCGATCCTGGTCGTCGATGACGAGGCCAGCATCCGCCGGATCCTGGAGACGCGGCTCTCGATGATCGGCTACCAGGTGGTGACCGCCAGTGACGGTGAGGAGGCGCTGGAGGCGTTCCATCGCGCTCCACCCGACCTGGTGGTGCTGGACGTGATGATGCCGAAGCTCGATGGCTACGGCGTCTGCCAGGAGCTCCGCAAGGAGTCCGACGTCCCGATCGTGATGCTCACCGCCCTGGGCGATGTGGCCGATCGCATCACGGGTCTGGAGCTCGGCGCCGATGACTACGTCGTCAAGCCCTTCAGCCCGAAGGAGCTGGAGGCCCGCATCCGCTGCGTGCTGCGTCGGGTCGACAAGGACACCCCCGCCGGCATCCCCAACTCGGGTGTGATCCAGGTGGCTGATCTGCGCATCGACACCAACAAACGCCAGGTGTTCCGCGGTGATGACCGCATCCGCCTCACCGGCATGGAGTTCTCGCTGCTGGAGCTCCTGGTCAGCCGCTCGGGTGAGCCGTTCAGCCGCAGCGAGATTCTCAAGGAGGTCTGGGGCTACACACCCGAGCGCCACGTCGACACCCGGGTGGTGGACGTTCACATCTCCAGGCTCCGGTCCAAACTGGAGGACGATCCGGCCAATCCGGAGCTGATCCTCACGGCTCGCGGCACCGGTTACCTGTTCCAACGCATCGTCGACGCCGTTGCCTCCGAAGGATCCTGA
- the fabD gene encoding ACP S-malonyltransferase: protein MAVAWVFPGQGSQHPGMADGVLACRDARERFSRVSELLGRDLLAICSGEAASETSPSDLNDTRNTQPALFTVESLLVDALLEQGRQPALVAGHSLGELVALYAAGVLDLESSLQLVHRRSELMAAAGEGGMCAVMGFERERLEQLVAQQEDVVIANDNSAAQVVLSGSRAGLEALCEALSPRRNVTLPVSGAFHSPRMATPAAALSELLDSLEFRPARFPVISNSDPTPSSDAAVLRERLRQQMCCGVRWRETMQAMEQAGISTVVEVGPGKVLSGLVKRSMEDVTLSQISGHSDLGL from the coding sequence ATGGCCGTCGCCTGGGTGTTTCCGGGACAGGGTTCCCAGCATCCCGGCATGGCTGATGGAGTGCTCGCCTGCCGCGACGCCAGGGAGCGCTTCAGCCGGGTCTCCGAACTGCTGGGCCGCGATCTGCTGGCGATCTGCAGCGGCGAGGCCGCGTCGGAGACCTCTCCCTCCGATCTCAACGACACGCGCAACACCCAGCCGGCCCTGTTCACCGTCGAGAGCCTCCTGGTGGATGCCCTGCTGGAGCAGGGTCGCCAGCCGGCGCTGGTGGCGGGCCACAGCCTGGGGGAACTGGTGGCGCTCTACGCGGCGGGTGTGCTCGACCTGGAGAGCTCACTGCAGCTGGTGCACCGTCGCAGCGAGCTGATGGCCGCCGCCGGCGAGGGCGGCATGTGTGCGGTGATGGGCTTCGAGCGGGAGCGGCTGGAGCAGTTGGTGGCCCAGCAGGAAGATGTGGTGATCGCCAACGACAACAGCGCGGCCCAGGTGGTGCTCTCCGGTTCCAGAGCGGGCCTGGAGGCGCTCTGCGAGGCCCTCAGCCCGCGCCGGAACGTCACGCTTCCGGTCTCCGGTGCATTCCACTCCCCCCGGATGGCGACCCCGGCGGCCGCGCTGAGCGAGCTGCTGGACAGCCTGGAGTTCCGTCCCGCCCGGTTCCCGGTCATCAGCAACAGCGACCCCACACCGAGCAGCGATGCCGCCGTGCTGCGCGAGCGCCTGAGGCAGCAGATGTGCTGCGGTGTGCGCTGGCGGGAAACCATGCAGGCGATGGAGCAGGCCGGCATCTCCACCGTGGTGGAGGTGGGGCCCGGCAAGGTGCTGAGCGGCCTGGTCAAGCGGAGCATGGAGGATGTGACCCTCTCCCAGATCTCCGGACACAGCGATCTGGGCCTCTGA
- the radA gene encoding DNA repair protein RadA, translating to MPRPVTVYSCRECGAQARQFFGRCPSCGAWNSLVEERSGPRGQPAASGPAAEPRPRHSEAINLVAGPPLSRLSSGSSEFDRVLGGGVVPGSLVLVGGDPGIGKSTLLLQSATAMAAGHPVLYVSAEESAQQVRLRWRRLMERPADERPAGDGGPDPDAAGDRLRLLAETDLDRVLEELQSLRPSVAIIDSIQALCDEALSSAPGSVAQVRECASALQRLAKRQGTALLLVGHVTKDGVLAGPKVLEHLVDAVLTFEGDRFASHRLLRAVKNRYGATHELGVFEMRSGGLEEVSNPSELFLSDDSAACGVATIVACEGTRPLVVELQALVNTTAYASPRRTATGIGTNRLHQILAVLERHLGLPLSRYDCYLAVAAGLAVEEPASDLGVAAAVLASCRTFTLPAGTVLIGELGLGGQIRPVSQLELRLQEAARLGFRRAIIPRAGTATAISSVDGLACLPVRTLAEAMVAALEVEASDLAPAPADWDQK from the coding sequence GTGCCGCGTCCTGTCACCGTCTACAGCTGCAGGGAATGCGGCGCCCAGGCCCGTCAGTTCTTCGGCCGCTGTCCCTCCTGCGGGGCGTGGAACAGCCTGGTGGAGGAGCGGTCGGGACCGCGCGGGCAGCCCGCTGCGAGCGGGCCTGCGGCTGAGCCCCGTCCCCGCCACTCCGAGGCGATCAACCTGGTGGCGGGTCCGCCGCTCTCGAGGCTGAGCAGCGGCAGCAGTGAGTTCGACCGGGTTCTCGGCGGCGGTGTCGTGCCGGGATCCCTGGTGCTCGTCGGGGGGGATCCCGGCATCGGCAAGTCGACCCTGCTGCTTCAGAGCGCCACGGCCATGGCCGCCGGCCATCCGGTGCTCTATGTGAGCGCCGAGGAGTCGGCCCAGCAGGTGCGCCTGCGCTGGCGCCGCCTGATGGAGCGTCCAGCCGACGAGCGCCCCGCAGGTGATGGCGGCCCGGATCCGGACGCGGCCGGCGACCGGCTGCGCCTGCTGGCGGAGACCGATCTCGACCGCGTGCTCGAGGAGCTTCAGAGCCTCCGACCCTCCGTGGCGATCATCGACAGCATCCAGGCCCTGTGCGACGAAGCTCTGAGCAGTGCCCCGGGCTCGGTGGCCCAGGTGCGGGAGTGCGCCTCGGCCCTGCAGCGCCTGGCCAAGCGTCAGGGCACGGCGCTCCTGCTGGTGGGTCACGTCACCAAGGACGGTGTTCTGGCGGGGCCCAAGGTGCTGGAGCACCTGGTGGATGCCGTGCTGACCTTCGAGGGCGATCGGTTCGCCAGCCACCGCCTGCTGCGGGCGGTCAAGAACCGCTACGGCGCCACCCATGAGCTGGGTGTGTTCGAGATGCGCTCCGGTGGTCTTGAGGAGGTGAGCAACCCCAGCGAGCTCTTCCTCAGCGACGACAGCGCCGCCTGTGGGGTGGCGACGATCGTGGCCTGCGAGGGCACGCGGCCGCTGGTGGTGGAGCTGCAGGCGCTGGTCAACACCACGGCCTATGCCAGCCCCCGCCGAACCGCCACCGGCATCGGCACCAATCGGCTCCACCAGATCCTGGCCGTGCTGGAGCGCCATCTCGGCCTGCCCCTCTCGCGCTACGACTGCTATCTGGCGGTGGCCGCCGGCCTGGCGGTGGAGGAACCCGCCTCCGATCTGGGTGTGGCCGCGGCGGTTCTGGCCAGCTGCAGGACGTTCACCCTGCCGGCTGGAACGGTGCTGATCGGCGAGCTGGGCCTGGGCGGCCAGATCCGGCCGGTCAGCCAGCTCGAACTCAGGCTCCAGGAGGCCGCACGGCTCGGTTTCCGCCGGGCGATCATCCCCCGCGCCGGCACCGCCACGGCCATCTCATCCGTCGACGGCCTCGCCTGCCTGCCGGTGCGCACCCTGGCGGAGGCGATGGTGGCGGCGCTGGAGGTCGAGGCTTCGGATCTGGCCCCTGCCCCGGCGGACTGGGATCAGAAGTAG
- a CDS encoding 1-acyl-sn-glycerol-3-phosphate acyltransferase, translating to MPAASEPGGPLLLTPKPSLTYRMISGLLVFPVYRLLFRGCTIGVERVPSTGPLVVVANHGSDLDPPLLGHALGRPVAFMAKEELFRIPLLGRLIRACGAYPVRRGASDREAIRTASERLQRGWATGVFLDGTRQSDGRVNDPKPGAALLAARTGAPLLPVAIVNSHRALGLGRRWPRWVPIQIRIGEAIPPPANRSRGDLDRVTRLCGERINAMLDAGSGD from the coding sequence ATGCCAGCAGCCAGCGAACCGGGCGGGCCTCTCCTGCTCACACCGAAGCCGAGCCTGACCTACCGGATGATCAGTGGTCTGCTCGTCTTCCCCGTCTACCGCCTGCTGTTCCGGGGCTGCACGATCGGTGTGGAGCGTGTGCCGTCAACGGGCCCCCTGGTGGTGGTGGCCAACCATGGGTCCGATCTGGATCCGCCTCTGCTGGGCCATGCCCTCGGCCGGCCCGTGGCGTTCATGGCGAAGGAGGAGCTCTTCCGCATTCCCCTGCTGGGCCGCCTCATCCGCGCCTGCGGGGCCTATCCGGTGCGACGGGGCGCCAGCGACCGCGAAGCGATCCGCACCGCAAGCGAGCGGCTGCAGCGCGGCTGGGCAACGGGTGTGTTTCTCGATGGCACCCGCCAGAGCGATGGCCGGGTGAACGATCCCAAGCCCGGCGCCGCCCTCCTGGCGGCCCGCACCGGAGCCCCCCTGCTGCCGGTGGCGATCGTGAACAGCCACCGAGCCCTGGGCCTGGGACGACGCTGGCCGCGCTGGGTCCCGATCCAGATCCGCATCGGCGAGGCGATCCCGCCACCGGCCAACCGGTCCCGCGGGGATCTCGACCGGGTGACCCGGCTCTGCGGGGAGCGCATCAACGCCATGCTTGATGCAGGGAGCGGGGACTGA
- the tsaB gene encoding tRNA (adenosine(37)-N6)-threonylcarbamoyltransferase complex dimerization subunit type 1 TsaB — protein MTPSAAAPAPDGLILALHSSSSSLGVACAEAWPPEGGERVRCFPLGRALSTSLLHCVEEVLPAGRWPRLVRLAVATGPGGFTGTRLTVVMARTLAQQLGCPLNGISSFLLMAHRLIAEGRSGPGPFWIRQELPRRGFVVGRYGCPDGGEDPVELSVPHLVPLEQEAGWRDHGEPVHPFLDAVPRDVTCLLQRARRAHQGGQPAAWGPVLPIYPTSPVGGL, from the coding sequence ATGACCCCCTCCGCTGCGGCGCCGGCACCGGATGGCCTGATCCTGGCGCTGCACAGCAGCAGCAGCAGCCTCGGCGTGGCCTGCGCAGAGGCCTGGCCGCCAGAGGGCGGGGAGCGGGTGCGCTGTTTCCCGCTGGGGCGAGCCCTGAGCACGTCCCTGCTGCACTGCGTGGAGGAGGTGCTGCCGGCCGGCCGCTGGCCGCGGCTGGTCCGGCTGGCGGTCGCCACCGGGCCCGGGGGATTCACGGGGACGCGGCTGACGGTTGTGATGGCGCGCACCCTGGCGCAGCAGCTCGGCTGCCCGCTCAATGGCATCAGCAGCTTCCTCCTGATGGCCCACCGCCTCATCGCCGAGGGCCGCTCCGGCCCCGGACCGTTCTGGATCCGGCAGGAGCTGCCCCGCCGCGGCTTCGTGGTGGGACGGTACGGCTGTCCTGATGGGGGCGAGGATCCCGTGGAACTATCGGTGCCACATCTGGTTCCCCTGGAGCAGGAGGCCGGTTGGCGGGACCATGGCGAGCCGGTCCACCCCTTCCTGGATGCGGTGCCCCGTGATGTGACGTGCCTGCTGCAACGGGCACGCCGGGCGCATCAGGGCGGGCAGCCGGCTGCCTGGGGCCCTGTGCTGCCGATCTACCCCACCAGCCCTGTCGGCGGCCTCTGA
- a CDS encoding beta-ketoacyl-ACP synthase III: MSLGAIKSGLPLAGVALRGCGSALPSQSLSNDQLSGRVDTSDEWIRSRTGIRRRRVLGAGEPLQGLAAAAGRAAIAHAGWSADSLDLVLVATSSPDDLFGMAPAVQAGIGADRAVAFDLTAACSGFLFALVTAAQYLRSGAMRRALVVGADQLSSWVDWDDRRTCVLFGDGAAAIAIEACEPEQDGLCGFRMRSDGRRGAVLQLPRQSGDEPLVAGARWQPGGFSPIHMNGQEVYKFAVRDVPALLRELLEETGTDAASVDWLVLHQANQRILDAVAERLGIPTDRALSNLAEYGNTSAATIPLMLDEAVRDGRIRSGHLIASAGFGAGLSWGAALMRWQGPGNVPA, encoded by the coding sequence GTGAGCCTTGGCGCCATCAAGTCGGGGCTCCCGCTCGCCGGTGTTGCGCTGCGAGGCTGCGGCAGCGCCCTGCCATCCCAGAGCCTGAGCAATGACCAGCTCAGCGGACGGGTCGACACCTCGGACGAGTGGATCCGCAGCCGCACGGGCATCCGGCGCCGCCGGGTGCTGGGGGCCGGCGAACCGCTCCAGGGACTGGCCGCCGCCGCCGGTCGCGCCGCGATCGCGCATGCCGGCTGGTCGGCGGACAGTCTCGACCTGGTGCTGGTGGCCACCTCCAGCCCCGATGATCTCTTCGGAATGGCTCCGGCCGTCCAGGCGGGAATCGGTGCCGACCGGGCCGTGGCCTTCGACCTCACCGCCGCCTGCAGCGGCTTCCTCTTCGCCCTGGTGACCGCGGCCCAGTACCTGCGCAGCGGTGCCATGCGCCGGGCGCTGGTGGTGGGAGCCGATCAGCTCAGCAGCTGGGTGGACTGGGATGACCGGCGCACCTGCGTGCTCTTCGGCGACGGCGCGGCGGCGATCGCCATCGAGGCCTGCGAGCCGGAGCAGGACGGGCTGTGCGGATTCCGGATGCGATCCGACGGCCGGCGCGGTGCCGTGCTGCAGCTGCCGCGTCAGAGCGGGGACGAGCCGCTGGTGGCAGGGGCACGCTGGCAGCCGGGCGGGTTCAGCCCGATTCACATGAACGGCCAGGAGGTCTACAAGTTCGCGGTGCGGGATGTGCCCGCGCTGCTCAGGGAGCTGCTCGAGGAGACGGGCACGGATGCGGCGTCCGTGGACTGGCTGGTGCTTCATCAGGCCAACCAGCGCATCCTCGACGCCGTGGCCGAACGGCTGGGCATCCCCACGGATCGTGCCCTGAGCAATCTGGCCGAGTACGGCAACACCTCAGCGGCCACGATTCCCCTCATGCTCGACGAGGCGGTGCGGGATGGCCGGATCCGCTCCGGCCACCTGATCGCCAGCGCCGGCTTCGGAGCGGGGCTCAGCTGGGGCGCCGCTCTGATGCGCTGGCAGGGTCCCGGGAACGTGCCCGCCTGA
- a CDS encoding YdcF family protein, with product MPLVRRLLLVSLLSVAGVGGIWWVRTGGFAPAPAQLILVLGGDIAREEHAARLARNHRLPVLVSGGSNPEYARWLFRRAGVPHDQLKLDYRARDTLGNFTSVVDELQRARVRHALLVTSTDHMPRALLVGRLVAGSRGIRLSPVPVPCDPDCQPERRLKIWGDGLRAAIWLLSGRDLKALSPRSLHQAWR from the coding sequence ATGCCGCTGGTCCGGCGGCTGCTGCTGGTCTCCCTGCTGTCTGTGGCCGGAGTCGGCGGGATCTGGTGGGTCCGCACCGGAGGGTTCGCGCCGGCACCGGCGCAGCTGATCCTGGTGCTGGGTGGGGACATCGCCCGGGAGGAGCATGCCGCCCGTCTGGCCCGGAACCACCGCCTGCCCGTGCTGGTGAGCGGCGGCAGCAACCCCGAATACGCCCGCTGGCTGTTCCGGCGCGCCGGCGTTCCCCACGATCAGCTGAAGCTCGACTATCGCGCCCGCGACACCCTGGGCAACTTCACCTCCGTCGTCGATGAGCTGCAGCGGGCCCGGGTGCGCCATGCCCTCCTGGTCACCAGCACGGATCACATGCCGAGAGCTCTGCTCGTGGGACGTCTCGTGGCCGGCAGCCGCGGCATCCGCCTGTCACCGGTTCCGGTGCCCTGTGACCCCGACTGTCAGCCGGAACGCCGGCTCAAGATCTGGGGAGACGGCCTGCGGGCCGCGATCTGGCTGCTGTCGGGCCGGGACCTCAAGGCCCTCAGTCCCCGCTCCCTGCATCAAGCATGGCGTTGA
- a CDS encoding photosystem I assembly protein Ycf3, whose amino-acid sequence MPRSQRNDNFIDKSFTVMADLIVKLLPIDAKAKEAYVYYRDGLSAQNDGDYAEALENYEESLRLEANPIDRGETLKNMAIIYMSNGEEQRALDTYARALEENPNQPSCLKNMGLIYEKWGRLAEESGERDEADRWFDQAAQVWTRAVRQNPGGYLDIENWLKASGRSNVDVYF is encoded by the coding sequence GTGCCGCGCAGCCAACGCAACGACAACTTCATCGACAAGAGCTTCACGGTGATGGCGGACCTGATCGTCAAGCTGCTGCCGATCGATGCCAAGGCCAAGGAGGCCTACGTGTACTACCGCGATGGTCTCTCGGCCCAGAACGACGGCGACTACGCCGAAGCGCTGGAGAACTATGAGGAGAGCCTGAGGCTCGAGGCCAATCCGATCGACCGGGGCGAGACCCTCAAGAACATGGCGATCATCTACATGAGCAACGGCGAGGAGCAGCGGGCGCTCGACACCTACGCGCGGGCTCTGGAGGAGAACCCGAATCAGCCCTCCTGCCTGAAGAACATGGGGCTGATCTACGAGAAGTGGGGCCGGCTGGCCGAGGAGAGCGGCGAGCGGGACGAAGCCGATCGCTGGTTCGATCAGGCCGCCCAGGTCTGGACCCGGGCGGTGCGGCAGAACCCCGGCGGCTACCTCGACATCGAGAACTGGCTCAAGGCGAGCGGCCGCAGCAACGTGGACGTCTACTTCTGA